From Butyricimonas paravirosa, one genomic window encodes:
- the rplN gene encoding 50S ribosomal protein L14 has product MIQQESRLTVADNSGAREVLCIRVLGGTRKRYARVGDKIVVAVKNAIPNGEVKKGSVSKAVVVRVSKEYRRPDGSYIRFDDNACVLLNNAGEMRGTRIFGPVAREVREGYTKIVSLAPEVL; this is encoded by the coding sequence ATGATACAACAAGAAAGTAGATTGACCGTAGCCGACAACAGCGGCGCTAGAGAAGTGCTTTGTATCCGTGTTCTTGGTGGTACCAGGAAAAGATATGCACGCGTAGGCGATAAAATCGTTGTTGCCGTGAAGAACGCCATCCCGAACGGTGAAGTAAAAAAAGGTTCAGTTAGTAAGGCTGTGGTAGTTCGTGTAAGTAAAGAATACAGACGTCCGGACGGATCTTATATCCGCTTTGATGACAATGCTTGCGTGTTATTGAACAACGCGGGTGAAATGAGAGGAACTCGTATCTTCGGACCTGTTGCCAGAGAAGTTCGTGAGGGTTATACCAAGATTGTGTCATTAGCCCCCGAAGTACTTTAA
- the rpsQ gene encoding 30S ribosomal protein S17, producing MERNLRKERTGLVVSNKMDKSITVAVHFKEKHPIYGKFVNKTKKFTAHDEKNECNIGDTVRIMETRPLSKTKRWRLVEIIERAK from the coding sequence ATGGAAAGAAATCTTAGAAAAGAGCGTACCGGTCTTGTGGTAAGCAACAAGATGGACAAATCTATCACGGTTGCCGTTCATTTTAAGGAGAAACACCCGATTTACGGGAAGTTCGTCAACAAGACCAAGAAGTTCACTGCTCACGATGAGAAAAATGAATGTAACATCGGGGATACAGTGAGAATTATGGAGACCCGTCCTTTGAGTAAAACCAAGAGATGGAGATTAGTTGAAATCATTGAAAGAGCTAAGTAA
- the rpmC gene encoding 50S ribosomal protein L29 — protein sequence MKTSEIKDLTTEEIREKIETEKAALNKMKMNHAVSPLENPMLIRTTRRNIARLMTELRKRELNK from the coding sequence ATGAAAACATCAGAGATTAAAGATTTAACCACTGAAGAGATAAGAGAAAAGATCGAGACAGAAAAAGCTGCCTTGAACAAGATGAAGATGAACCATGCTGTTTCTCCACTTGAGAACCCGATGTTAATCCGGACGACAAGAAGAAACATCGCTAGATTGATGACGGAGTTACGCAAACGTGAATTAAATAAGTAG